A segment of the Juglans regia cultivar Chandler chromosome 15, Walnut 2.0, whole genome shotgun sequence genome:
AATACAGAGGATCATTTGCATTCCATCTAGAGGCCATAATGGTATAAAAGAGCTAAGCTACCTTTTATTCTCAACTCAGAGAGCCAAAATCAACATTTTACATGTATAAGAAATTCTTCCGTATCCTATATATGAAACTGTGGAAGCTTACAGAGGTTTTCCCCAATTCCCTCACAGGAACAAAAATTACCTTGTGAAATTTACTTCAGGCTTCATTTGACATACTAACAACATCTTCAAGATTTTAATGATTACTATGAAAATGAAACACCATGGCTGAGGTCCAGACCTAACCAGACCAGGGTCCCCCAAATCTATTAAACAAACTTGCATCTTGAAAAATCAATTTAGGGATAAATCAGAACCTTCCAGGTCACTTACAATCTTTGTAACAAAGCACAAAGGTATCCTATGTGGAAAAGACAAATCTACAGTAAAAGTAGAGATAAAGAAATAAACAGGCCAGCACATTGAATGAGCATAATGCAAGCCATTAGAAAAAGATTTATCTgattgaaaataagaaaactgCAATCATTTCAGTCTTGATATGCACTGACACATTTCTAGATACCAATTCTCTAGGATAAAACGGTAAACATAAGCAGCATGTTACTGAATGGTTGTATTCAAGAAGTCTGCTTCTTTGTAAAAGCTATCCTTTGATTTTAGACTTACCCCAAAACATCAACATATCCCACGCCACTTTAATACTTCCATCAGAAAGTTCTAAATATCCTTGAGAAGTATCTTACGCTCAAAGCAATTTGACAATGATAATGGGAGGTAATTTATGATTCTCCCAAAGAATTTTCATCAATCTAGATCAAGAAACTCCTATTCTTCAAAAGATTTTAGCATCAGATAAAAAGCTTAGTAGTAAAACAATAGGACAAATACAGCAAGGGACAATAAAGAATTTTCATGTACagaaaacttaaaacaaaaacttccCTACCATTCTCCATTGGAAAGAAATGTTAGACCTTCAGGGGACACAAAAGTTAAGGTTTCTCCGATAATTGCATAAGaacaacaaatgaaaaaaataagattttagaaTGTAATAATCAAACAATGCTTGATTACAATAGCAAACGTAGTTTCTATGAATATTTCCATGAATAtttccatgaaaaccagaagAGTTATAAATATTGATCACACACCTTCATAGAAGCCTCTCAGTATTCGTATGTATAATCTGCTAAATATATTGTGTGCGCCATGCTTGGACAGTGCAGTGCAAAAGCCATAGAATCTCGAACCGAAAGTAATACTTGAGGAGTGGTGACAGGGCTATCGCCCATCCTCTAGATATATAAGAGCTATTTTCAAAGTGAATGAGATAAATCTCATTTAGGTGAAGATAATAAAACAGTAAAGAATCAAAGGCATGTGCACACACATCATAGGAGGAATGAGGAGACACAGTGCATCCAGGGTCAAAGGGATCTTCAGACCCACAACAATGCCAGTATTAACAACTTTGCCCGGAGTTGGGAGTATCCTTTAATAAAACCACATCACAATGAATACTTCCATACCTATAATTCTCTGTTTCGGCAAAGGTAGGATTTTTACCATTCTTAAGGGCTGGACAACGAAGGAGGCGTGCGGGAGGTGCTGCTGCGTCCATGGGTTGCTCGTGGTGGTGCTACGTCTTGGCTGGAGGCGGCGATGGTGGCTCACGGCGGTGGGGAAGGCCAATATAATCAGAAAACGGTGGGGGTGTGCGGTGGAGACCAGCGAAAGAGACCATGCGAAAAAGAGAGATGTGGGAGCTAGGGTGGAGCGACGGTTGGAGACTGGCGGAACCATAGGACGGCTGAGGGTGGTGATGGCCATGGCTGGAGACGGCAAAAGTGCACAGATCTGCTAGGATCCGAGAcggagagggaagagagagaatcGACAAGAGGGTGAGGGGCTGCAGGGGAAGACCCACGATGGCTCGACGGCAAGGGGAGCCGTTCGCAGAGGCACAGCAAGGAGGAGAGGCTAGACAGTcccagggagagagagagagagagagagaagagaggctCAGAGTATCACACGGGTGTTTTTGGGGGGAGGCGGGAGAAAAGGGAGGGAGGAGAAAGGAGCGggggatttaattttattagtatttgcgGTGGGTTATTATCGTCGAAAAAGTTTATAACACCGCcgcaaatactaataacatGAATTAAAATGCTTAGTATAATTGTGGCGGACCGGCGTCGCCGCAAAAAGATCAAAAttctcgtaaaaaaaaaaactaataacccaTGACCAAAAAAATTcgtgtattaattttttgcgGCGAGATAATGTCGCCGCAAAAAACTATTAACCTTGTGGCCAAAACTTATAACCCACGAAAGGGacatatttttgttaaatttatttccgGCGACTTATAATCGCCGCAAGAAACTTTTATTTCGTGGCAAAAAGTCGTTTTCCCACAAAGTTATACTCACCAATGTGATCTCGTAGCAAAAGACTAGTATTTTTTTCCACGACCAATTTTCGTGTCATAAACCTACTCTTTGCCACGATCATTTGTcttggaaatgagaaatttacaatgagaaatgctatatctcccgctgggagctcccgctggagattagtctattttttatgtgtttttttttttaaattattttttatatagatttttttaataattttaaataatttttaaaaataaaaaaaaattaaaatattattaaaaaatactttcttaatcacgaagtaaaataaaaaaatcatattttatgattttttattttacttcgtgattaagaaagtatattttaatgaatttttttttactttctaattaaggaagtatttttaatgatgttctaaatttattttatttttttaaaaatattttttataattttttattttacttcatgattaagaaagtattttttaatatatatttttttactttctgattaagaaaacattttctaaataatgttttaaatttattttatttttttaaaatattttaaaataataaaagatctatataaaaaattacttatataaaacacatataaaataacactacaccccagcgggagctcccagcgggggctgtagcatcatccatttacaatataaaatatccAGCAGTTGGTGTTGGCCATGATGAATGCAATGAACCATATGATAAGTCCAAGAATGCAGattatttttgtctttcctttttctttatgaaaaaagaaacagatATTTGTACTAGCATAACATGTGGTAATCCAGACACTGCAAcctaaaaaagatattataggTAGATCTAAAGATAATGATGAATCCTTCTTTTTTATCCAGAGACTTAAGGTTTACGAATCCCAAACATTGCATCACTTACCCGAAAGGGGAAAAATGCCTTTTGCTTGATATTAGTATAGTGATTTGGTCCATTGCTTAAACAGGGTGCTAATAACTTGATtgcattatttattttgttcttgatcAGTAGAGTTCTGATTTAGACAAACATCTCTATTTACTAAggatcaaagaaaaaataataacacatCTTAAATTTCCTGACATCTTACAACAATCATCCCTTACATTGAGTAGCATATTTTTAACTCATAAACTGGAACAAATTGGTAGACTTGAGAATGTCCACGGAGAtgcaacaagaaataaaaacaaaagatctCCAAGCAGATATAAATGTTGCTTTCCATCAGCAGAATGAATAATCCAGTATAATGCCTGCTGAAAATAATCAAGAGGTGTCAATCTTGGGCTAATCTTTCTTTATGGGATTTCTCAGGTCTGGGGTTGTCCTCCTTGGAGTCATAAATGAAAAGGCCAGTAAAGGACAAGATTTGGTGTATGTCACCGTTTTAAGTAAATTTACAATGCAATCATATTAGAGAAAACCAGCAGACAAATTGCAATCAGCTTAACTTCAATATGACCTATTGCTGAAAAAGTTATCAAACCGTAAATCTTGACGTCCCAAGAATCTCTTGAAGAAACTGAGGTTGAATCCAAACCAAATTTAGCTACAAAAGCAAACATCCAAAGATCATCCCTGCCTCAGCACTAAGCTTAAGTACCACCTCCAGTGGTTCCTGAGGACTCAGCAACATCCTCTAGTCTCAATGTTATGGCTACTGCTTCAATCATCTTACCTCTATCATCTGAGCCATCCACAGCTCTATTCAATCTTTTTAACCATATATCATAGTCAAGTGGGTATGGGGTTCCACAAAGACTATCAACATAATCCGCAAATGCCTTCAGGAGAGCTGAAACCTCACCAAGCTTCTGCTGAATCAAACGCATTGACCAGCTTCTTTCCCTCCATTGCAGAGCAGATTCAATAGAATCCTGCTGTTCTATACTTCCCccacaaataaaaaagaggaGATAAACCAGGCTTTCAGCATCAGATGCTGGACAAAGTTTCCCATGCTGAAGGGCGTGAGATGATGagaattgtaaatttattgctGGGCTGTCCCTGTCTTCTAGAACTGCACGTCCCCATGATATTGGTACATACAAAAAACTGTTTCTTGCATCTTTCATGTCAACAAGAATTATGTTTTCTGGACAAATATCACCATGTTGGACGCTGGTCATAGCTGCGCTTCTTAGAGCAGCTAAGCAGTCTCGGCAGCAGCGGATTGCTTCCTCGGAGGAGAATGGGCCAACCCGAGCAATAACAGATGAAAGTGGCTCACCAACTGGAGATGTCACAAGTATTGGAGTCCCGCACCATGGGTGATCACATCGCCCTCCTGGGCTCTGCTTCATACAGGGACCAGAATGCAAAATGCGGCCAGAGGCAATTATATCAGGCAAATATTTGCTTGAAATTCCCCGTTGcttcaaaatatttagtacttttgtTTGCCTCTGTACACTGTACCACAGACTCATATCCTCCCAAGATGGCTCAAGTCTGGATGGATGGGCACCTACATATAAACACAACAACTTCGTTGGATAATCAAGAGAAACAGCGCTGTATAGAAAATTGTTCCCTACTACAAGAGACTCCTGTATTTGGAAACTTTTCTGCCCCTGCCGTTGATCATCCAAAAGCAATATCTCACCCTTCTTAAGCTTCAAACGCAATGCCTGCTTTCTGAGAAATGAATTATCATTCTGGTCAAGTTCAACAATCTCTCCATGTTGGTGACCAGCCTGTTGGAAGGGAACCAATGCAGATTGATTCTCAACAAGGCAACACTCCATCCTACGCTTCTGAAGGCGGAGGCTATGATCTGCGGCCAATGAGGCTATCGACTTTCTTGGTGGTCCATTCCACTGGACTATGGTGTAAAAAGTTGCCAAAAGTACTTGCAGGGTACCCAGGTCTCCCCAATTCGCATTCCCTAATTTGTTCCACATCAGATCCACTGAGGAAACACTAACTTGAGCGTGGGCTTTCATCCATTCAGCCATGGCCTGGTATGGGTTAGATGAGTTTAAATCGAGTTTGCTGAGATCACCACCAAATTTTACCACCCCTCCATATCTAGAGTCTAGAACCAGAAGGAAAACAGAATCACTGCTGACAGTACTGATCTTGCTCAAACTCCTAGAAACAAGTATATGAAAACCATAAAATAGAGCTTCACAAATTGTGCCAGCAgaaattttcaactcattttctgACAATATATCTCGCTTAAATAATACAAACTCCATCACTTGGTCCCAGTGAAGTTGCAACTCACCCCGAGGTTTCGACAACAAAGCTACACCACATAGCTCTTTAAGCCTTCCTCTTGATATTGACTTTTCTACACTATAAAACTTAGATCCAGGATGTCGGGGACAAGATACAAAGAATGGAAATGGCCCAGTTCTATGCCAAAAAGTACGCCACAAGCCATTTGCCACAACATGAAGGAAGTCTTCTAGTGCAAGATACTCATCTTCTTTAAGCTCATCAGCTAGTAGAGAACGTGAGCAGGGCATACGGTACAACTGCTGAAATAGCACCCCCTCCAATGCTAAATCAAGCTTGTGCAATTCATCAACCAGAAAGGGAGAACTGAAATGCTGCTCCTCGTTGGCTAAATCTGCACATGAATTCTCTAGAACCCAATCCTCAAGACTCTGTGTGAAACGTTCCAGGTTGGTGAGTTTCCTTCCATATTCCTTTAGCCCTTTGAACAATTTTCTGGAAGTAGAAAAGAACTTGCTTGAAGCTGAAGTTCCAGAAAGACTGTGAGCAGAGATAGCTGCATCCCATAATCGCCCATGCATTAGTCATTTCTATTAGATGCATTTCTTAGAGCAGTAACAGAGAAAAGTGATGTTTTCATAAGCGAGCTTTTCTTCATAAGTGAGAAAATTGATGTTAGAACCAAAAAATCAATACTAATGACATAAGTAGATAAGGAATTAtcataaaaacttcaaaacctGGGGAGTTTTTGTGGTAGTATCATTGCAACATAACAGGAATACAAGTTAATATCTAAGTCACactatagaaatttaaaatagacaaattttCTTCCCAGAAAGAAGACAGGCATGGGAAATGAAGAGAAATTTTGAGAGGACCATTATGCCCTTGTAGGAATGTGCTTGTGTCTGTATGTGGATGTGTCCCAGTGCTTGTGTTGTGTTAACAGATGGCTTCCTCATCTTTCTGTAATTTTATACCTTGTTTGCATGAACTCTAACTTCTCGTGATTGCTTAACTTTGCACATTTCAATTTGGCACTCGTGAATCTCAAATAACTCACTTCCCAATAATCTttcattattatcattttgttttgaacATGTCAATTCCCAGCTGCACATCAGTTTTAAACCAGAGGATGGAATGTATTGTAGTTAACTTACGATATTCCCTTCACTAATTATAGAACAACAAGAAAGTATGTCTCCATCAAAGGTAAACCATCACATCAATTGCTCTCCAAGGAAAAAGCCCACTCCAACACACTGCAACACCTAATAACAAACTTCTGACTCTACATTTTCCAACACATCACCTCCATTCCATCAAGTGGATGTTCCGTCTAAAACCATATTCTCA
Coding sequences within it:
- the LOC109001194 gene encoding uncharacterized protein LOC109001194, which translates into the protein MEFGSQQNDFHLEQLVDGSFKNFISGFSHDDMDLSLGQSLDGSFRKSNSAISAHSLSGTSASSKFFSTSRKLFKGLKEYGRKLTNLERFTQSLEDWVLENSCADLANEEQHFSSPFLVDELHKLDLALEGVLFQQLYRMPCSRSLLADELKEDEYLALEDFLHVVANGLWRTFWHRTGPFPFFVSCPRHPGSKFYSVEKSISRGRLKELCGVALLSKPRGELQLHWDQVMEFVLFKRDILSENELKISAGTICEALFYGFHILVSRSLSKISTVSSDSVFLLVLDSRYGGVVKFGGDLSKLDLNSSNPYQAMAEWMKAHAQVSVSSVDLMWNKLGNANWGDLGTLQVLLATFYTIVQWNGPPRKSIASLAADHSLRLQKRRMECCLVENQSALVPFQQAGHQHGEIVELDQNDNSFLRKQALRLKLKKGEILLLDDQRQGQKSFQIQESLVVGNNFLYSAVSLDYPTKLLCLYVGAHPSRLEPSWEDMSLWYSVQRQTKVLNILKQRGISSKYLPDIIASGRILHSGPCMKQSPGGRCDHPWCGTPILVTSPVGEPLSSVIARVGPFSSEEAIRCCRDCLAALRSAAMTSVQHGDICPENIILVDMKDARNSFLYVPISWGRAVLEDRDSPAINLQFSSSHALQHGKLCPASDAESLVYLLFFICGGSIEQQDSIESALQWRERSWSMRLIQQKLGEVSALLKAFADYVDSLCGTPYPLDYDIWLKRLNRAVDGSDDRGKMIEAVAITLRLEDVAESSGTTGGGT
- the LOC118344715 gene encoding uncharacterized protein LOC118344715, which produces MAITTLSRPMVPPVSNRRSTLAPTSLFFAWSLSLVSTAHPHRFLIILAFPTAVSHHRRLQPRRSTTTSNPWTQQHLPHASFVVQPLRMVKILPLPKQRIIELHVMMTKSEGVAECTGAACVLQHARAALLVSVLDVKSVVSLIAAAKPASTLLGMRRLESPKALYFSFFIFFF